The genomic region CCTCGGTAATGACCCCTGCGCCTACGGTCCTGCCGCCCTCGCGGATGGCAAAACGCAGCCCCTTGTCCATGGCGATCGGGGTGATCAGTTCAACGCTGCAGGTCATGTTGTCACCCGGCATCACCATCTCCACGCCTT from Nitrospirota bacterium harbors:
- the tuf gene encoding elongation factor Tu (EF-Tu; promotes GTP-dependent binding of aminoacyl-tRNA to the A-site of ribosomes during protein biosynthesis; when the tRNA anticodon matches the mRNA codon, GTP hydrolysis results; the inactive EF-Tu-GDP leaves the ribosome and release of GDP is promoted by elongation factor Ts; many prokaryotes have two copies of the gene encoding EF-Tu); protein product: GVEMVMPGDNMTCSVELITPIAMDKGLRFAIREGGRTVGAGVITEVIE